Proteins encoded by one window of Danaus plexippus chromosome Z, MEX_DaPlex, whole genome shotgun sequence:
- the LOC133319910 gene encoding mite allergen Der p 3-like, with translation MLSLWYLFLIFLITLNSISAPFNDQHSKLKENLRIVGGRDALPGEYPYVLSMGLSILLSNNTKIYDPYCSCACLKPTWTLTAAHCIESSRSYRVPETAESVIRYHKTPNEVGYAKILSMFINPNYVSALIFWLNNDVGLLKTESIGIPTYGKLSAVDYTTLYGFQIFAVGYGLTEDDEGRMKKALHINKTLQVVNAVIIKCKENIYPVFCLTGVCGRWSALCPGDSGAPVIHSSGIIGVNSASRRDQCKSRKNSKPKNSMETSVGMITPISPFMNWIVNVIKLNE, from the coding sequence ATGCTATCTTTgtggtatttatttttgatatttcttattacGTTAAATTCGATAAGTGCTCCATTTAACGATCAGCATTCTAAATTGAAAGAAAACTTACGTATTGTAGGCGGTCGGGATGCATTGCCAGGGGAATATCCATATGTTTTAAGTATGGGATTGAGTATATTACTATcgaataatactaaaatatatgatcCCTATTGTTCGTGTGCCTGCCTTAAACCAACTTGGACGCTAACAGCAGCGCATTGTATAGAGTCTTCAAGGTCTTACCGAGTACCCGAGACCGCTGAGTCGGTAATACGATATCACAAAACACCCAACGAGGTTGGCTACGCTAAAATACTGTCTATGTTCATAAATCCTAACTACGTTTCCGCGTTAATCTTCTGGCTCAATAACGACGTCGGTCTTTTAAAAACTGAATCTATCGGCATTCCCACGTACGGAAAACTGAGTGCCGTCGACTATACAACCCTTTATGGTTTCCAAATATTTGCGGTCGGCTATGGACTAACTGAAGACGATGAAGGCCGTATGAAAAAAGCTCTacatattaacaaaacattgcAAGTGGTTAATGCGGTCATTATCAAATGCAAAGAGAATATCTATCCAGTTTTCTGCTTGACGGGTGTGTGTGGCCGGTGGTCGGCTCTTTGTCCTGGAGATTCTGGAGCTCCTGTCATACATTCTTCCGGAATTATTGGTGTTAATTCGGCTTCAAGGAGGGATCAATGCAAAAGCcgaaaaaattcaaaaccTAAAAATTCAATGGAAACTTCCGTTGGCATGATCACGCCAATTAGCCCTTTTATGAATTGGATCGTTAATGTCATTAAGTTAAATGAATAG